Below is a genomic region from Burkholderia pseudomultivorans.
GATCAGCCCGAGCCGCGCGCATGTACGCGGCTCCAGCTACTACCAATAAAGAGAACCCGCGATGATGATGCAACAGACCCTGACCCAACTGCGCACCCTGAAGCTGGACGGCTTCGCCGCCGGCCTGGAAGAGCAATTGACGCAGCCCGGCGTAGCGAGCCTGAGCTTCGAGGAGCGCCTGTCGCTGCTGGTCGACCGGGAAGCGAGCTGGCGTGATGATCGCCGTCGCACCCGACTGCTCAAGCAGGCGCGCCTCAAGTATCCGCAGGCTGCCATCGAGGACCTCGACACCCGCTCCGGCCAAGGCGTGGACCCGCGCTCGCTCATGAGCCTGGCACTCGGCGACTGGGTCGAAGCCGGCTACAGCCTGCTCATCAGCGGCCCAACCGGCGCAGGGAAGTCATGGCTCGCTTGTGCCTTGGTGCAGTACGCCTGCCGGCGCGGGCACTCCGCGTTGTACCTGCGTGTGCCGCGACTCGGCGAGGAACTGCGCGTGCTGCACGGCAACGGCGGCTTCACCAAATGGCTGCTGCAGGTCGCCCGCGTTGATGTTCTCCTGCTGGACGATTGGGGAATGGCTCCCCTCGACGCGATGGTTCGAAACGATCTGCTCGAGATGATCGACGACCGCGCGGCGGGCAAAGCCACCATCGTGACCAGCCAGTTGCCAATCGAGCACTGGCATGGCTGGATCGGTGACGAGACCATCGCCGATGCGATGCTCGACCGCCTCATGCAGCGTCATCACCGGATCACGCTCACCGGCGAATCGCTCAGAAAGACATCCCCCAAACCCAACCTCCTGGAGCCCGAACTCGACCAGAACTGACAAGGAATCTACAATCGACACCGCGCAACGCCCAATCCCGCCGAATCGGTCACGTTCCCGAAATCGGCGGTCACGTTCGCCGAAATACGCAGCGTCGCCGCACATTGTGCATTTTGGTAAGCGGCAGAGTTCCGGAGCGGGGTGGTTTTTGAGTCCACTCCGCTACCGCATCGGCGCTCGACGATGCGCAGATTTCCGGCATCCATCGGTTGTGCGTATTCAACCGAAATAACCCCCCCATCCCATCCCAAAGTAGTTTCAACGCGGCCACAATAAGCAATCCATAAGAGATTCGATAAATTTGTCGCTGGTCCAGCATGGCGTGAAGCCGCCAGCCGGTTACAACGCCGGCGGGAATGGCGCCGACGCGAATCGCCATCAGCGCCCAGACGCCCGAGGTGAGTCTGGCCAGCTGCAGCCACGGCACTGCTTTGCTCGCGAGTGGCGGCCCGACCGAGTGCGCGACCATGGTCGTGATCCCGGGCGCGACGCCGGCCGTGATGGCTCTGGCAGTAGAGCATAGACGGGGCGCAGTCGCTGCTCCTCGAAGCACCTATAAGTCCGCAAAGATCAGAGTAATCACGGCCATCACTATCGCGATGGCGCGATGGTCGAGGAAACGAAAGGTCAGGTAACCGAAGCCGATGCCGGTCACCCACTCCGGCAAGAGCTGCACAAGGTCCGGCTTCGACCAGGTCGAAGCTTCCAATACCGGAGCGCAAACAGATCCGTAGCAACGAACAACGGAGCAAGCAAACCGCCGGCAGTGACCGGATCCATCACGAACGACAAGAGCGGAATCCCGATGATCGAAAAGCCGTCGCCGTAAGCGCCTTCCCATTCGAGTACTCCTTCTGAAGGCTGATCATAAAGACGCACCTGATCCCGGTTCTGCTCCTCGTTTCTTCGGCCGCTGCTACGGATTCTGCGTTCGTGAGCGACAACGATGTTGCGATCACGCGTGCCCAGGTACGAAAGGAACTGGCCCAGCCCGAACGGGCGGGCTACCGTCCCGGTCGCGCGAACGATCCTCATTACCCGGAGACCATCCAGGCCGCGCTCGCGCGGATTCACGTGGACGATAGGGTCGCGGGCGATGCGTCATTGTC
It encodes:
- the istB gene encoding IS21-like element helper ATPase IstB, which encodes MMMQQTLTQLRTLKLDGFAAGLEEQLTQPGVASLSFEERLSLLVDREASWRDDRRRTRLLKQARLKYPQAAIEDLDTRSGQGVDPRSLMSLALGDWVEAGYSLLISGPTGAGKSWLACALVQYACRRGHSALYLRVPRLGEELRVLHGNGGFTKWLLQVARVDVLLLDDWGMAPLDAMVRNDLLEMIDDRAAGKATIVTSQLPIEHWHGWIGDETIADAMLDRLMQRHHRITLTGESLRKTSPKPNLLEPELDQN